A part of Clostridia bacterium genomic DNA contains:
- a CDS encoding RHS repeat-associated core domain-containing protein, producing the protein MKKFTAWVLSALMVFQIAPAFAIESVSQKSVVQTVYSDEHPLLVMENNVSFAMQVAGVDVETIGATYSVEATSAETADFDPVVYEEQQYLNSILGDRRNQGAIFDKSGNSYINSATGALHYSSTDLYLPGKAGLDVSVNRVYNSALQTISNEMGSDFDYTNNSSRYPINYKTNNEVVNEKYYQYIYTYYLENNTTQPIYVVFNSETEMLLAEDENHRISVLMNYSEYGQNNVSGMTILPESNPSLDSSSILYMYEDIQSSDANAVKLVRNTNLGAVCAEVSYETKVELMNVTDPAMGTSIGNGWRIQLPFAEWENKYLDGPINDRFYVGTAHFSTEKDDELYISYRQDADYGTVTYQKVTTYTNNGQVNVLNDWDVEFTDNFDSEYYRELPYCEYNAKVTDPEGTKRYYNLYDQRMVAIEDRFGNYITYNFSGDKLLNIVDTYGRSIRFNYNGDLLANITVGSVPYDQQTEEQGAFDENIIVTYETISENDAMVDPGNNLYTDNIYTLNVYRGTETSQDKTTYTHKLVQDLVEFGYSENATRADWKMLLTEVELSDNTKKVYEYDTSNVYFNYTEHETEKQKVSKTYYMFDGEKQMETTYAYNNPQEGKITNDEEYTHYTIIQSPNGIQKDIYDSKQRLTESRVLQDGILTKTNYTYESGAVNPNLITRTDLYQINATSVDAEVPENRLPYTTITSYTGGLDKIWSKRVAGYTETYTYGPYEQLKTHTVNGGTSNRAVNLTTTYTFSSDGKTPASMTVSGTDLRSRTQSYTYNADGTLASVTYDEDEGTTTYTYTYPELNTEANNLNDYSLIVNTATTGFRAVSDHTTSETYDMLGRAVRATDANGNTHTTTYNISGDVLSQTNLTLNSTSLYSYDYENNIIIATDSNGNRVKQIYDGLGRYTASYALDGETWVQMDEVTYDNRGRISTNKVFENTDGDYTKIEYTFNDGGKILEQKEFYNDELKAKQQYTYTLFDIASDDGTHTGTQIKTRTYKTNNQHFDVTQKYNELGFMTSQTTPDTGTTTYTYDKMGNVLSVADEKGTVATYTYNGVNQPRTVKDALGNTTTNYYDAYGNMYATQAPDGFIMNYAYNPRNELVSQAYDEGETTVWHNYWYDGNGNMIKEGYLTNPFGEANEVSYIHYTYDANNNVTKVSQNNKGDSTEVNYTYDKGGRMLTQTVGNTGEQSTTTYTYNFLNQPVTVTDALGDSVTYVYNLDGTVKSMTDRKGISTAYTYEGANRLTQKTAGNLTATYNYDMMNNRVGASITQNGTQQTSSAYTYNSLGWLTKEVTDGVTKNYTYDKRGNRLTFSMPNYSLSYVYDNANRLTTVKQGNNAISSYTYDVNNRLTKSVLGNGVTTDYTYNNAGWTTNVTASNDTDVLSNISYTYFTDGNVATKTEDGVTTAYTYDGVNRLKTETVGDIDMTYSYDSRGNRTALSVTGEESFTVINTFDKNNKQLTGSKMYTASEVEELTSYSYDENGNLMSEITETYTSKDGTTPTESELTADFWTPQQVPNVAHYEYDDFNRLVEFRGKGTEQATYTYTADGLRNSKTVNGKTTNQIWDGMNLVKDGIQNYYYGLDLISNNSQYYVHNAHGDVVHLTNSAGESVKHYEYDGFGVERNIDTNDTNPFRYCGEYYDAESDSIYLRARYYTPNTGRFTQKDTHWNLDNMIYGEKHKDVDSSFARIPDINSVLQSANVYVYALNNPITYVDVTGEEAYGTGISASAAFGIKLNIQIMFVWDDYGNKGIIVFGGVGAGTPNASVSGTIVINSADTIYDLEGMSISAGGSAGYVGGDFDTSKGGSVSGGVSVLPAELHADINFGKILWSW; encoded by the coding sequence ATGAAAAAATTTACAGCGTGGGTGCTTTCAGCATTAATGGTTTTTCAAATTGCACCAGCATTTGCAATTGAATCGGTTTCACAAAAAAGTGTAGTGCAAACAGTATATAGTGATGAACATCCTTTGTTGGTTATGGAGAACAACGTTTCTTTTGCGATGCAAGTTGCTGGGGTGGATGTCGAGACAATCGGAGCAACATATAGTGTTGAAGCAACAAGTGCCGAAACTGCAGATTTTGACCCGGTTGTTTATGAAGAACAACAATATTTGAATAGTATTTTAGGCGATAGAAGAAACCAGGGAGCAATTTTTGATAAATCGGGCAACAGCTATATAAACAGTGCTACTGGTGCATTGCACTATTCATCAACGGATTTATATTTGCCGGGCAAAGCTGGTTTGGACGTTTCTGTTAACCGCGTGTATAACAGTGCCTTACAAACTATTTCAAATGAAATGGGATCTGATTTTGATTACACAAACAACTCAAGTCGTTATCCTATTAATTATAAAACAAATAACGAAGTAGTAAATGAAAAATACTACCAATATATTTACACGTATTATCTGGAAAATAATACTACGCAACCAATATATGTTGTATTTAATAGCGAAACAGAAATGTTGTTGGCAGAAGATGAAAATCATAGAATATCTGTTTTAATGAACTATTCTGAGTATGGGCAAAATAATGTTTCCGGCATGACTATATTGCCTGAATCGAATCCATCATTAGATTCAAGCAGTATTTTATATATGTATGAGGACATTCAATCATCAGATGCGAACGCAGTTAAATTAGTGCGAAATACAAATTTGGGTGCAGTTTGTGCCGAAGTTTCTTATGAAACAAAAGTAGAGTTAATGAATGTTACAGATCCTGCAATGGGCACATCAATAGGTAATGGTTGGCGTATACAACTTCCTTTTGCCGAATGGGAAAACAAATATTTAGATGGGCCGATAAACGATAGATTTTATGTTGGAACAGCTCATTTCAGCACCGAAAAAGACGATGAACTTTACATTTCATATCGTCAAGATGCAGATTATGGGACGGTTACATATCAAAAAGTAACAACCTATACAAATAACGGACAGGTTAACGTTTTGAATGATTGGGATGTTGAATTTACCGATAATTTTGATTCGGAATATTATCGGGAGCTTCCGTATTGCGAATATAATGCGAAGGTAACAGACCCTGAAGGGACAAAACGTTATTACAATTTGTATGATCAACGAATGGTAGCAATAGAAGATCGATTTGGAAACTATATTACATACAATTTCTCTGGAGATAAGTTGTTAAATATTGTAGACACTTATGGACGTTCTATACGATTTAATTATAATGGAGATCTTTTGGCAAATATCACGGTAGGAAGTGTTCCTTACGATCAACAAACGGAAGAACAAGGAGCATTTGACGAAAACATAATTGTTACATATGAAACAATATCTGAAAACGATGCGATGGTCGATCCGGGTAATAATTTATATACAGATAATATCTACACTTTAAATGTGTATCGCGGAACAGAAACAAGCCAAGACAAAACGACATATACACATAAGCTTGTTCAGGACTTGGTAGAGTTTGGATATTCAGAAAATGCTACTCGTGCAGATTGGAAGATGTTACTTACCGAAGTTGAACTTTCAGATAACACTAAAAAAGTATACGAGTATGATACATCAAATGTATATTTCAATTATACCGAGCATGAAACAGAAAAACAGAAGGTTTCCAAAACATATTACATGTTTGATGGCGAAAAACAAATGGAAACAACCTATGCTTATAACAATCCACAGGAAGGAAAAATAACAAACGATGAAGAGTATACACATTATACTATAATCCAAAGTCCGAATGGTATACAAAAAGACATCTATGATTCTAAACAACGCTTGACGGAAAGTCGCGTTTTACAAGATGGAATTTTGACTAAAACGAACTATACATATGAGTCTGGTGCAGTGAATCCTAATTTAATTACCCGAACAGATTTGTATCAAATAAACGCAACATCTGTTGATGCTGAAGTGCCGGAGAACAGACTTCCCTATACAACAATAACCTCATACACCGGAGGATTGGATAAAATATGGAGTAAACGTGTTGCAGGCTATACCGAAACCTATACCTATGGCCCCTACGAACAACTTAAAACCCATACCGTAAATGGCGGTACATCAAACAGAGCGGTAAATCTTACCACAACCTATACTTTCAGCTCGGACGGCAAAACCCCTGCATCCATGACGGTAAGCGGTACCGACCTGCGTTCAAGAACACAAAGCTATACCTATAATGCGGATGGCACATTGGCATCTGTTACTTATGATGAAGATGAAGGCACCACAACCTATACCTATACCTATCCGGAATTAAATACCGAAGCGAACAACTTAAACGACTATAGCTTAATTGTAAACACAGCAACCACAGGCTTCAGAGCCGTTTCGGACCATACCACCTCCGAAACCTACGATATGTTAGGCAGAGCCGTTCGCGCAACCGATGCCAATGGCAATACCCATACCACCACATACAATATTTCGGGTGATGTGCTGTCTCAAACCAATTTAACCTTAAACAGCACAAGTCTTTATAGCTATGATTATGAAAACAACATCATCATCGCCACCGACTCCAACGGCAACCGTGTAAAACAAATCTATGACGGACTGGGTCGGTACACCGCAAGCTATGCATTAGATGGCGAAACCTGGGTACAAATGGACGAAGTGACCTATGACAACCGTGGCAGAATAAGCACAAACAAAGTGTTTGAAAATACCGATGGCGACTATACCAAAATCGAGTACACCTTTAACGACGGCGGCAAAATCTTAGAGCAGAAAGAGTTCTATAATGACGAGTTAAAGGCAAAACAACAGTATACCTATACCTTGTTTGACATTGCTTCGGATGACGGCACCCATACCGGCACCCAAATCAAAACCCGAACCTATAAAACCAATAATCAACATTTTGATGTAACGCAAAAGTATAACGAACTCGGGTTTATGACTTCACAAACTACACCCGACACAGGTACAACCACCTATACCTATGACAAGATGGGTAATGTCCTTTCGGTTGCCGACGAAAAAGGAACAGTTGCAACCTATACCTATAACGGTGTCAATCAGCCGCGCACCGTAAAAGATGCTTTAGGTAACACAACCACCAATTACTATGATGCCTATGGCAATATGTACGCCACACAGGCTCCCGACGGCTTTATTATGAATTATGCCTACAATCCCCGTAACGAATTGGTTTCTCAGGCTTATGACGAGGGCGAAACCACCGTTTGGCATAACTATTGGTATGACGGAAACGGCAATATGATTAAAGAAGGCTATCTTACAAACCCCTTTGGAGAAGCAAACGAAGTTTCCTATATCCACTATACCTATGATGCCAATAATAACGTAACAAAGGTAAGCCAAAACAACAAGGGCGATAGCACCGAGGTCAACTATACCTATGACAAGGGCGGCAGAATGCTCACCCAAACGGTAGGCAATACAGGCGAACAGTCTACCACCACCTATACATATAACTTCCTCAATCAGCCTGTTACTGTAACCGATGCTTTGGGCGATAGCGTAACCTATGTGTATAACTTAGACGGCACCGTAAAATCCATGACAGACCGTAAGGGCATCAGTACCGCCTATACCTATGAGGGCGCAAACCGCTTAACCCAAAAAACGGCTGGCAACTTGACAGCAACCTATAATTATGATATGATGAATAATAGAGTAGGGGCAAGCATCACCCAAAACGGAACGCAACAAACAAGCTCTGCCTATACCTATAATAGCTTGGGTTGGCTCACCAAAGAGGTAACAGACGGCGTTACAAAAAACTATACCTATGATAAACGCGGTAACCGTTTGACCTTCTCTATGCCAAACTATAGCTTGTCTTATGTGTATGACAATGCAAACCGCTTAACAACTGTAAAGCAAGGCAATAATGCCATTTCAAGCTATACCTATGATGTAAATAACAGATTAACCAAATCTGTACTGGGCAACGGCGTAACCACAGATTATACCTATAACAATGCCGGTTGGACAACCAATGTAACCGCTTCTAACGATACAGATGTGCTTTCCAATATCAGCTATACTTACTTTACAGACGGCAATGTGGCAACCAAAACCGAGGACGGTGTAACCACCGCCTACACCTATGACGGTGTAAACAGACTGAAAACAGAAACAGTCGGCGATATTGACATGACTTATAGCTATGACAGCCGTGGCAACCGTACAGCTTTATCTGTAACGGGCGAAGAAAGTTTTACAGTAATAAACACCTTCGACAAAAACAACAAACAACTGACAGGCAGTAAGATGTATACTGCAAGTGAGGTAGAGGAATTAACTTCCTATAGCTATGATGAGAATGGCAACCTGATGTCTGAAATAACCGAAACTTATACATCCAAAGACGGAACAACACCTACAGAAAGTGAATTGACTGCCGACTTCTGGACACCGCAACAAGTACCCAATGTTGCACATTACGAGTATGACGATTTTAACCGTTTAGTAGAATTTAGAGGAAAAGGGACCGAGCAAGCAACATATACTTATACTGCGGATGGTTTAAGAAATAGCAAGACAGTAAATGGAAAAACCACCAACCAAATTTGGGACGGCATGAATTTGGTTAAGGATGGTATACAAAACTATTATTATGGTCTTGACTTAATCAGTAATAATTCACAGTACTATGTCCATAATGCACATGGTGATGTTGTACACTTAACCAATAGTGCAGGTGAAAGTGTAAAACACTATGAATATGATGGCTTTGGTGTGGAACGAAATATAGACACCAACGACACAAATCCCTTTAGATATTGCGGTGAATACTACGATGCGGAATCCGACTCCATCTATCTCCGTGCACGCTATTATACCCCCAATACCGGTAGATTTACACAGAAAGACACCCATTGGAATCTTGATAACATGATTTATGGAGAAAAACATAAAGATGTAGATAGTTCCTTTGCACGCATACCTGATATAAATTCCGTACTGCAAAGTGCTAACGTATATGTTTATGCACTGAATAATCCAATAACATATGTTGATGTTACTGGAGAAGAAGCATATGGAACGGGGATTTCGGCATCTGCGGCATTTGGAATTAAACTCAATATTCAAATTATGTTCGTTTGGGATGACTATGGTAACAAAGGAATAATAGTATTTGGTGGTGTTGGTGCAGGCACACCCAATGCGTCTGTTAGCGGGACAATAGTTATCAATTCTGCAGATACTATATATGATTTAGAAGGAATGTCAATATCAGCAGGTGGGTCAGCGGGATATGTAGGAGGAGACTTCGATACATCTAAAGGCGGGAGTGTTTCGGGAGGAGTTAGTGTTTTGCCTGCTGAATTACATGCTGATATAAATTTTGGAAAAATTCTTTGGAGTTGGTGA